The Echeneis naucrates chromosome 10, fEcheNa1.1, whole genome shotgun sequence genome has a window encoding:
- the sybl1 gene encoding vesicle-associated membrane protein 7 isoform X2, with the protein MAILFAVVARGTTILAKHAWCGGNFLEDFERSRAFSFLSEVKKRFQTTYGSRAQTALPYAMNSEFSSTLGAQMKHHSDPRGSDRLAESQLQVDDLKGIMVRNIDLVAQRGEKLELLIDKTENLVDSSVTFKTTSRNLARAMCMKNLKLTVVIVLVCLVVLYIIVSASCGGLKWPTCVK; encoded by the exons atggcaatcCTTTTTGCTGTGGTGGCTCGTGGAACCACCATCCTGGCCAAACATGCATGGTGTGGGGGGAACTTCCTGGAA GACTTTGAGAGATCACGTGCATTCAGCTTCCTCAGCGAAGTCAAGAAGCGTTTCCAAACCACATATGGGTCACGTGCACAAACAGCTCTGCCCTATGCCATGAACAGTGAGTTCTCCTCAACGCTGGGAGCTCAGATG AAACATCACTCAGACCCACGTGGATCAGATCGTCTCGCCGAGAGTCAGTTGCAAGTTGATGATCTGAAGGGCATTATGGTCCGAAACATAG attTGGTCGCACAAAGAGGAGAGAAGCTGGAGCTGCTGattgacaaaacagaaaatctggTTGATTCT tcAGTTACATTTAAAACCACAAGTCGTAACCTTGCACGTGCTATGTGTATGAAGAATCTTAAACTGACTGTTGTCATTGTGCTTGTGTGCCTG GTGGTCCTATACATTATTGTCTCTGCTTCCTGTGGGGGCCTCAAATGGCCCACTTGTGTCAAAtaa
- the mtus1a gene encoding microtubule-associated tumor suppressor 1 homolog A isoform X2, which produces MSMKTFKMSTDQVENIVPLLHRGLSPESHYSNSSMSPSPDSESSISNVSDREVSSSPDINMLECCLSEGSPVDATYSTTLPQDDVFCVVSPNMNQTFIAAPVNGSVNFWNKNLSLSETFGTTDDKTDKSNTPVTSPDSAGMESRLGSRETSRRGSTENDCYSLSSGDMLIRRNSFRLENQSLLIVSSLEESSISTDLSHLASPAESSLQTNTLPDVCEKSIERVMEEKMANPCLGVTFIQTEENDIATCNPLVALPSEDEGGLLMTFVCEKSSADSGKENQFASDETDFLAHFPGVITPEQGKTFLSAPAAVQKTNKNIQTSTPVQNIENKIPSLPSFSESPCSGNASSPRCHLAKRQPLPVTKQHLVAELPASARKIKKFPKSDMSKVKSKVMTRPLHQMAMPGPVSQKKSSQVNVNSKHTESYRLATIKISPAKLRNGTAIVSTATKMVSDRQSNTESANLGMMVIQSCEHTEMDKQGQSSTSSPNSYPSAKNKASAVKCSNNASKMEQAASSQVADNLAQHAGNQTVCFSSLEKSPDGSGQTDPRPVPKKGMSAKIEVRSGSAVGQDKRSGPKTQPRCSSESSSSSRPPKEKKTTLKFSASFTDKQLGQTIPGNPNCSSQVKQDAHTDATEKPAENHFRAVRRISLVVESSKSTAVGASGNPSKTGFEGQPSPRRIRRFPVSQPPAENPKTATLSSRQKQGALGGDESRTSKALRTSQTKQRNITGSQRTQETGDPSLRNASATSIKPQLNRSRPPQTPSRPSLMSLPPTSASKLPRKTSGPSRSLTECHSELSDSTGSTQVSGGAVQKQTPFKSVVLKARLIPTPGRNTGQTLATSCKPAASTSKGASSLTVGPLKGTASTRLGRLTSSSL; this is translated from the exons ATGTCTATGAAGACTTTCAAAATGTCCACGGACCAAGTTGAGAACATAGTTCCTTTGCTTCACAGAGGCCTCTCGCCTGAGAGTCATTACAGCAACTCATCCATGTCACCGTCACCTGACTCCGAGAGCAGCATCTCCAATGTGAGTGACAGAGAAGTCAGCAGCTCCCCTGACATTAACATGCTGGAGTGCTGTCTCAGTGAAGGATCTCCTGTAGATGCCACCTACAGCACCACTTTACCACAGGATGATGTGTTCTGTGTTGTAAGCCCAAACATGAACCAAACGTTTATTGCTGCACCTGTCAATGGCAGTGTGAATTTCTGGAATAAAAACCTGAGTCTGTCTGAGACTTTTGGTACGACAGATGacaaaacagataaaagtaATACCCCTGTGACATCTCCAGACTCTGCTGGGATGGAGAGCCGCCTAGGTTCACGTGAGACCTCTCGTAGAGGATCCACTGAGAACGACTGCTACTCCCTGAGTTCTGGGGACATGTTAATAAGGAGGAACAGTTTTCGTCTTGAAAACCAGTCACTGTTAATAGTCTCCTCCCTGGAAGAGTCATCAATCTCTACAGATTTGAGCCATCTAGCATCCCCTGCTGAATCTAGCCTACAGACGAACACTCTGCCAGATGTCTGTGAAAAATCCATAGAAAGagtcatggaggaaaaaatggCCAATCCATGTCTTGGTGtgactttcattcagacagaggaAAATGACATAGCAACATGCAATCCTCTTGTAGCTCTGCCAAGTGAGGATGAAGGTGGTCTTTTGATGACCTTTGTCTGTGAAAAATCTTCTGCAGATAGTGGGAAAGAGAATCAGTTTGCCAGtgatgaaacagattttttagCCCATTTCCCTGGAGTGATTACACCAGAACAAGGGAAAACCTTTTTGTCCGCTCCTGCAGCTGTGCAAAAAACTAACAAGAATATTCAAACCTCCACTCCAGTACAAAACATTGAGAACAAGATACCCAGCCTCCCCTCCTTTTCAGAGTCTCCCTGTAGTGGAAATGCAAGCAGTCCAAGATGCCATCTTGCTAAAAGGCAACCGCTCCCTGTTACTAAACAACATTTGGTTGCAGAGCTGCCAGCCTCAGCCAGAAAAATCAAGAAATTTCCCAAGTCAGACATGAGTAAAGTAAAATCTAAAGTCATGACCAGGCCTTTGCATCAAATGGCAATGCCAGGCCCCGTCTCACAGAAAAAATCATCTCAAGTTAATGtaaacagcaaacatactgAAAGCTATAGATTGGCAACTATCAAAATTAGCCCTGCCAAGCTAAGGAATGGCACTGCCATTGTCTCTACTGCCACCAAAATGGTCAGTGATAGGCAAAGTAATACAGAGAGTGCCAACTTGGGAATGATGGTGATACAGTCATGTGAGCATACTGAAATGGATAAACAGGGTCAGAGTAGCACATCTTCACCAAACAGCTACCCATCTGCCAAAAATAAAGCTTCAGCAGTCAAATGTAGTAATAATGCCTCTAAAATGGAGCAGGCAGCCTCAAGCCAAGTAGCAGACAATTTAGCACAGCATGCTGGCAACCAGACTGTCTGCTTCTCATCCTTGGAAAAATCCCCTGATGGAAGTGGCCAAACAGATCCCAGACCAGTCCCAAAGAAGGGCATGTCAGCTAAAATTGAGGTCAGGTCAGGCTCAGCTGTAGGTCAGGACAAGCGTTCTGGACCAAAGACACAGCCTCGTTGTTCATCAGAGAGTTCATCTTCATCCAGGCCGcccaaggaaaagaaaacaactttaAAGTTCTCAGCTAGTTTTACTGACAAGCAGCTGGGCCAGACCATACCAGGGAACCCCAATTGTTCTTCCCAGGTGAAACAAGACGCACACACTGATGCCACAGAGAAACCTGCTGAAAACCATTTTAGAGCAGTGAGGAGGATCAGCCTGGTG GTAGAGTCCAGCAAATCTACAGCGGTTGGAGCCTCAGGCAATCCAAGTAAGACTGGATTCGAAGGACAGCCATCTCCAAGACGAATAAGAAGATTTCCAGTTTCACAACCTCCAGCTGAGAATCCCAAGACTGCCACTCTGTCAAGCAGACAGAAGCAGGGAGCACTGGGTGGGGACGAAAGCAGGACTTCCAAAGCTCTGAGAACatcacaaacaaagcaaaggaaCATCACAG GCAGCCAGagaacacaggaaacaggagaCCCATCCCTCCGAAATGCCTCAGCAACAAGTATTAAGCCCCAGCTAAATAGATCCCGACCTCCTCAGACTCCCTCTCGCCCGTCTCTTATGAGCCTTCCCCCTACTTCTGCATCTAAACTACCACGCAAGACCTCAGGGCCATCTAGGAGCCTCACTGAGTGTCACAGTGAGCTGAGCGATAGCACTGGGAGTACACAAG
- the sybl1 gene encoding vesicle-associated membrane protein 7 isoform X1 translates to MAILFAVVARGTTILAKHAWCGGNFLEVTEQILAKIPSENNKLTYSHGSYLFHYICHDRIIYLCITDDDFERSRAFSFLSEVKKRFQTTYGSRAQTALPYAMNSEFSSTLGAQMKHHSDPRGSDRLAESQLQVDDLKGIMVRNIDLVAQRGEKLELLIDKTENLVDSSVTFKTTSRNLARAMCMKNLKLTVVIVLVCLVVLYIIVSASCGGLKWPTCVK, encoded by the exons atggcaatcCTTTTTGCTGTGGTGGCTCGTGGAACCACCATCCTGGCCAAACATGCATGGTGTGGGGGGAACTTCCTGGAAGTCACTGAACAGATCTTAGCCAAAATCCCCTCAGAGAATAACAAACTGACGTACAGCCACGGCAG CTATCTCTTTCATTACATCTGCCACGACAGAATCATATacctctgcatcactgatgat GACTTTGAGAGATCACGTGCATTCAGCTTCCTCAGCGAAGTCAAGAAGCGTTTCCAAACCACATATGGGTCACGTGCACAAACAGCTCTGCCCTATGCCATGAACAGTGAGTTCTCCTCAACGCTGGGAGCTCAGATG AAACATCACTCAGACCCACGTGGATCAGATCGTCTCGCCGAGAGTCAGTTGCAAGTTGATGATCTGAAGGGCATTATGGTCCGAAACATAG attTGGTCGCACAAAGAGGAGAGAAGCTGGAGCTGCTGattgacaaaacagaaaatctggTTGATTCT tcAGTTACATTTAAAACCACAAGTCGTAACCTTGCACGTGCTATGTGTATGAAGAATCTTAAACTGACTGTTGTCATTGTGCTTGTGTGCCTG GTGGTCCTATACATTATTGTCTCTGCTTCCTGTGGGGGCCTCAAATGGCCCACTTGTGTCAAAtaa